The region GTTCGAGGCGCTGGAGAGCAACGGCGTGCTGGCGGAGACGCCGACGGGCGACACGTCGGCTGCGGCAGCCGACTGACGCGGTCCGTAGCTCTTTCTCATCGGCGCTGCACTCGCCGGTATGGACCCGGAGTACGTCTATGGCGTTGACTTCAGCGGCGCGAAGGACGCCGAGCGAAACGTCTGGATTGCGGGCGGCCCGCTGACCGCCGACGGGCTCGACATCGAGACGCTCGGGATGGCGAAGTCGGTGCTGCCCGGCGACGTATCCGGGCAGGCGGAGACCCACGCCGCGCTCGTAAACTGGCTCCGTGGCCGGGAGTCGGCGGTCGTGGGACTGGACTTCTCCTTTGGCCTGCCGTCGACCCTCCTTGATGCAGTCGATAAGCCGCCGACCGACTGGCCAGTGTTCCTCGACACCTTTTCGCTCGCTAACTGCGCGGACCCCAATCAGTTCGAGGACTGGGGGAAAGAACGGACGCGAGCGGCGACCAACGGCGACCGGGCGTTCCTGAAGCGCGAGACCGACGGCCCCGTCGGTGCGAGTTCGCCATATGGCTTCATCGGGAGCACCATCACCTTCTACGGTATCCGAGACGTGCTCGCGCCGCTGGTCCGCGGGAGCGACGGCGGCGAAGCGGTCGCGACCGCGGCGCCGATGCAGGGCCAGACGTTCGAGCCGCCACTGACGCTGCTGGAGACGTACCCTGCAGGTGCGCTCGACCGGTTGGGGCTCTGTCGGGACCGCTACAAGGGTGCGGGCGACGGCGCCCAGAAACGCCGACAACGGAACCTCTCTGGGCTTGAAGAGCTAACGCCAGTTTCAGTCGACGAGGCTGACGCAGACCGTATCGTCGACAACACCGGTGGCGATGCCCTGGACGCCGTCGTCGCCGCAGCAGCGGCGCTAGAGGCTCTGGAGAACGGGTTCGCCATTGACGAGAACCGCTACAACGAGCGGGAGGGCTACATCTACGTCTAAGCCCTACGAACGGCCACATCCCGCACCACACGCGTTTTACCCCTCGACCGTCAATCCCGAGTATGACCGACCCCGGAACAGTTTCCGTCACAATCGTGGACGGCTACGTCGACGAGCCGGCCCACTTCGGGGTGCCGCCGTACATCTCTACGTACCCCCGGTTTACTGCGGGCGCGCTGGTCGACGCCGGCGTCCCCGCCGCGCAGATCACCTACCACACCATCGACGAACTCCGCGAGGACCGCATGAAGTGGGGCGACGTCGCGGACGCCGACCTGTTCATCTACGTCGGCGGCATGACCGTCCCCGGGAACTACGTTGGCGGCACGCCCGCCGAACCCGACGAGGTGAAAGAACTCGCCTGGACCGCCGACGGCGTCACCCTGCTCGGGGGGCCCGTCCGCTTCGGCGTCGGCGAGGAGAACGCCGGCGCACAGGAGATGGAGCGCAAGGACCTCGACTACGAGTTCGTCGCGAAAGGTGACGTGGAGGCCGCGGCCTACGACCTTGTTTCCTCCGGGCTCGAGGGGTTCAACAACCGGATGCGGGACAACGAGGAACTGGACCGCTGGGCCGAACA is a window of halophilic archaeon DL31 DNA encoding:
- a CDS encoding hypothetical protein (KEGG: hwa:HQ1174A hypothetical protein), which codes for MDPEYVYGVDFSGAKDAERNVWIAGGPLTADGLDIETLGMAKSVLPGDVSGQAETHAALVNWLRGRESAVVGLDFSFGLPSTLLDAVDKPPTDWPVFLDTFSLANCADPNQFEDWGKERTRAATNGDRAFLKRETDGPVGASSPYGFIGSTITFYGIRDVLAPLVRGSDGGEAVATAAPMQGQTFEPPLTLLETYPAGALDRLGLCRDRYKGAGDGAQKRRQRNLSGLEELTPVSVDEADADRIVDNTGGDALDAVVAAAAALEALENGFAIDENRYNEREGYIYV